In Staphylococcus lloydii, the following proteins share a genomic window:
- a CDS encoding CynX/NimT family MFS transporter, with protein MDESAKITKNWAIVFAIVFVASTLRAPLTSVGPVIEHIKDAMHINNSVAGILTTIPLLVFAIVSPVVSKVVDKLTMSRTIVYSTLLLIIALIIRVLGDFNLFIIGTILLGIAIAFGNVVLPSYVKWSFPAQIGIATGMYSGTMNFTAGIGGGASVPLSQMTSLGFRVSLAFWIVFGIIALALWLPNVSKGVKSEQRDHINQSKQPDSNKKVKVLKSKLAWTVAMVMAFQSMIFYTNVAWMPTILIDRGLSPSTAGYLFMLSQFAQVPMTFVFPILASKLKDQRILVIIIAFLFITGYCLFFTHALIFLVIGILIIGLAMGACFSLCMTFFSIRARTSKGSIALSGFGQSIGYLIAAVGPFFVGWLHDTTGDWNSAIIALITMAVLVLIFGYPTAKNKVIEDQQ; from the coding sequence ATGGATGAGTCAGCTAAAATAACTAAAAATTGGGCAATCGTCTTTGCGATTGTGTTCGTAGCTTCTACATTACGTGCGCCCTTAACTTCAGTTGGTCCAGTTATAGAGCACATAAAAGATGCGATGCATATTAATAATAGTGTTGCAGGTATTTTAACAACAATACCATTACTCGTATTTGCTATAGTTTCGCCTGTGGTATCAAAAGTAGTTGATAAGTTAACGATGTCACGTACGATCGTTTACAGTACGCTATTATTAATAATAGCGCTAATCATAAGGGTGTTAGGAGATTTCAATTTATTTATAATTGGGACGATATTGTTAGGTATAGCGATTGCTTTTGGTAACGTCGTATTACCAAGTTACGTCAAATGGTCGTTCCCGGCTCAAATAGGTATTGCGACTGGGATGTATAGTGGGACAATGAATTTCACTGCTGGGATAGGCGGAGGAGCGAGTGTGCCATTGTCTCAAATGACCTCATTAGGCTTCCGTGTTTCATTAGCATTTTGGATTGTATTTGGTATTATTGCTTTGGCACTGTGGTTGCCTAACGTGAGTAAAGGCGTCAAAAGTGAACAGCGAGATCATATCAATCAATCAAAACAACCAGATAGTAATAAAAAAGTTAAAGTACTTAAATCAAAATTAGCATGGACGGTAGCTATGGTAATGGCATTTCAATCGATGATTTTTTATACAAATGTGGCTTGGATGCCTACTATTTTGATAGATCGTGGTTTAAGCCCAAGTACTGCAGGTTACTTATTTATGCTAAGTCAATTTGCACAAGTACCCATGACTTTTGTTTTTCCTATATTGGCATCTAAATTGAAGGACCAAAGAATATTAGTTATTATAATTGCGTTTTTATTTATTACTGGATACTGTCTATTCTTTACACATGCTTTAATATTCTTAGTGATAGGTATCCTCATTATAGGATTGGCAATGGGCGCGTGCTTTAGCCTTTGTATGACATTTTTCTCTATTCGTGCCCGTACTAGTAAAGGTAGTATAGCCTTGTCAGGTTTTGGACAATCTATTGGTTATTTGATAGCTGCAGTAGGACCATTTTTTGTAGGTTGGTTGCACGATACAACGGGAGATTGGAATTCAGCAATTATAGCTTTGATAACGATGGCGGTACTCGTACTAATATTTGGTTATCCAACTGCTAAAAATAAAGTGATTGAGGATCAGCAATAA
- a CDS encoding MDR family MFS transporter, which translates to MSSEMISTKKRNTIILVMLGSAFVAMLNQTLLNTALPAITTGLKIDETTAQWLITGFMLVNGIMIPLTAFLMDRFHTRPLYIFSMSAFLIGSILAAFSPTFSLLMVARVIQAIGAGLLLPLMQFTVFTLFPSEKRGFAMGLTGIVAQSAPAIGPTLTGFLIDTFSWRAPFIVVATIAIIAFIIGIIFVESNNTTKHRELDKTSVVYSTLGFGLMLYAFSSAGNLGFNSPIVIISLIVGLVIVGIFVTRQIKIDNPLLNLNVFANRTFALSSVSSMILFIGIVGPALLIPIYIQSGLGLSAILSGFVILPGAVVNAFMSVYTGKIYDKYGLKVLAIPGFILLIIMTILHCFLSSNTPYWYVVVIYAIRMFSVALIIMPLNTKGVNSLNAENISHGTAIMNFLRIMAGAIGTAVMITILAIVRKSYAAQHAMTESKTVMNQHATVQGIDAAFIFTTILLIIGFICTLLIKNDKKQTSLTTNK; encoded by the coding sequence ATGTCGTCCGAAATGATATCGACTAAAAAAAGAAATACAATTATTTTAGTAATGCTTGGCAGTGCCTTCGTTGCAATGCTTAACCAAACATTACTTAACACTGCTTTACCAGCTATTACAACTGGGTTAAAGATTGATGAAACGACTGCCCAGTGGCTTATCACAGGATTTATGTTAGTCAATGGGATTATGATTCCATTAACTGCTTTTCTAATGGATCGATTCCACACGCGACCATTATATATTTTCTCGATGAGTGCCTTTTTAATCGGCTCCATTTTGGCAGCCTTCTCTCCTACCTTTAGTTTACTGATGGTAGCCAGAGTAATTCAAGCTATTGGCGCTGGTTTGTTACTTCCGTTAATGCAATTTACAGTATTTACTTTGTTCCCTTCCGAAAAACGTGGCTTCGCGATGGGTCTTACTGGTATTGTTGCACAATCAGCACCAGCTATCGGACCAACACTTACAGGGTTCTTAATTGATACATTTAGTTGGAGAGCACCTTTTATCGTTGTTGCGACAATAGCAATTATCGCATTTATTATAGGTATCATCTTTGTAGAAAGTAATAACACTACAAAACATAGAGAATTAGATAAGACATCTGTCGTCTATTCTACATTAGGATTTGGTCTAATGTTGTATGCCTTTAGTAGTGCAGGTAACTTAGGCTTTAATTCACCTATCGTTATTATTTCATTAATTGTCGGTTTAGTCATTGTTGGTATCTTTGTAACTAGACAAATTAAGATCGATAATCCTTTATTAAATTTAAACGTATTCGCCAATAGAACTTTTGCATTATCATCAGTAAGTTCAATGATTCTATTTATCGGTATCGTTGGGCCAGCATTATTAATCCCTATTTATATCCAATCTGGTTTAGGTTTATCTGCAATCCTTTCAGGTTTTGTTATCTTACCCGGCGCGGTTGTAAATGCATTTATGTCAGTCTACACAGGAAAAATTTATGATAAATACGGTTTGAAAGTATTGGCTATTCCTGGTTTTATACTATTGATAATAATGACAATATTACATTGTTTCTTATCATCAAACACACCTTATTGGTACGTTGTCGTAATATATGCAATAAGAATGTTTTCAGTAGCTTTAATCATTATGCCTTTAAATACGAAAGGTGTTAATTCACTAAATGCCGAAAATATCTCTCATGGTACAGCTATTATGAACTTCTTACGTATTATGGCAGGTGCAATTGGTACGGCAGTTATGATTACTATTTTAGCCATCGTTAGAAAAAGTTATGCAGCTCAACATGCGATGACAGAAAGCAAAACAGTGATGAATCAGCACGCAACAGTACAAGGTATAGATGCTGCATTTATCTTTACAACTATCTTATTAATCATTGGATTTATTTGTACATTACTTATAAAAAACGACAAAAAACAAACGTCTCTTACTACAAATAAATAA
- a CDS encoding DUF805 domain-containing protein: MLHYYKLYWLNALKIHGRARRKEFWYPILATLIIEIVASILNSVLPLPSWLTYTIATVFSIVNLVPSFTVTVRRFHDLDMTMKIPVILFVFSILADINDLIPSINIDFTFNNVINIIIAVIFIVIVAAFLILGIISLAVCCTRGNEQSNKYGINPKYVN, translated from the coding sequence ATGTTACATTACTATAAGTTATACTGGCTTAACGCTTTAAAAATTCATGGTAGGGCTCGACGTAAGGAATTTTGGTATCCTATATTAGCTACATTAATTATTGAAATTGTAGCAAGCATACTTAATTCAGTATTACCATTACCTTCATGGTTGACTTATACAATAGCTACTGTATTTTCAATTGTGAATTTAGTGCCTAGCTTTACAGTGACTGTAAGACGGTTTCACGATTTAGATATGACGATGAAAATACCTGTTATTTTATTTGTATTTTCAATTTTAGCTGACATTAACGATTTAATACCAAGTATAAATATTGATTTTACTTTTAATAATGTGATTAATATAATTATTGCTGTTATCTTCATCGTTATAGTTGCTGCATTCTTAATATTAGGTATTATCTCTCTTGCAGTGTGTTGTACGAGAGGTAATGAACAATCAAATAAATACGGCATTAACCCTAAATATGTAAATTAG
- a CDS encoding ketoacyl-ACP synthase III: MKSSAQITAQGAYVPQKIMTNQDFEKIIETSDEWIQQRTGIIERRITAQDEYTSDISYKAVLDLQQKYNVELSDVDMIINATLTPDYKTPSVASYVQARLGIKNAGALDINAACAGFAYGLNLANGLITSGQNKKILVIGAETLSKITDYEDRSTCILFGDGAGAFLVEYSETEASFIASTSGSDGDKGHNLYCSELSQEMFGEQLENEGNIVQNGRGVYKWAVGNVPNIIDETINKSDYNKEDIDWFVPHSANARMIESICDKANITKEKALMSLAYYGNTSSATIPLAIDLAVQENKINNGDILMLVGFGGGLAYASTLIKWTL; this comes from the coding sequence ATGAAATCAAGTGCACAGATTACAGCTCAAGGTGCTTATGTACCACAAAAGATTATGACTAACCAAGATTTTGAAAAAATTATAGAGACTTCAGACGAATGGATACAACAGCGAACTGGAATAATTGAACGTAGAATTACTGCACAAGACGAGTATACGAGTGATATAAGTTATAAAGCCGTGTTGGATTTACAACAAAAATATAATGTCGAATTAAGTGATGTTGATATGATTATTAACGCGACTTTGACGCCAGATTATAAAACGCCTAGCGTGGCCTCATATGTACAGGCAAGATTAGGAATTAAAAATGCAGGTGCTTTAGATATTAATGCAGCATGTGCCGGTTTCGCATACGGTCTTAATTTAGCAAATGGATTAATAACTTCAGGTCAAAATAAAAAAATATTAGTAATTGGTGCTGAGACATTATCAAAAATTACTGATTATGAAGATAGAAGCACATGTATTTTGTTTGGTGATGGTGCAGGTGCCTTTTTAGTAGAATATAGCGAAACCGAAGCGAGTTTTATTGCGAGTACATCAGGATCTGATGGCGACAAAGGCCATAATTTATATTGCAGTGAATTATCTCAAGAAATGTTTGGCGAACAATTAGAAAATGAAGGCAATATTGTTCAAAATGGTCGCGGAGTATATAAATGGGCGGTTGGCAATGTCCCAAATATCATCGACGAAACAATCAATAAGAGTGATTATAACAAAGAAGATATAGATTGGTTTGTGCCACATAGTGCCAATGCTAGAATGATTGAGTCAATTTGTGATAAAGCTAATATTACTAAAGAAAAAGCACTCATGAGTCTGGCTTATTATGGCAATACATCATCAGCTACAATACCGCTTGCTATTGATTTAGCTGTTCAAGAAAATAAAATTAATAATGGCGACATATTAATGCTTGTCGGTTTCGGTGGAGGACTTGCTTATGCTTCGACATTAATTAAATGGACCTTATAA
- a CDS encoding GNAT family N-acetyltransferase translates to MFEFRNAKITDLNQILDIENAGFTSAEAATKNALIDRIHNINDTFIVALDKDKIAGYINGPVVSTMYITDDLFETIQPNPSEGGYLSILGVVVAKEYRGQGLAGQLLQRFENLAKKHNRNGVTLTCRASLTSFYEGYGYTNYGVSDSTHGGVEWYNLIKLL, encoded by the coding sequence ATGTTTGAATTCAGAAATGCTAAAATAACCGACTTAAACCAAATTTTAGATATTGAAAACGCTGGCTTTACATCAGCCGAAGCCGCTACCAAGAATGCGCTCATTGATAGAATACATAATATTAATGACACTTTTATCGTTGCATTAGATAAGGATAAAATAGCCGGTTATATTAATGGCCCTGTCGTTAGCACAATGTATATTACGGATGACTTATTCGAAACTATACAACCTAATCCATCTGAAGGTGGTTATTTATCTATATTAGGTGTAGTTGTCGCAAAAGAATATAGAGGTCAGGGTTTAGCAGGTCAATTGTTACAACGCTTTGAAAACCTAGCTAAAAAGCACAATAGAAATGGAGTAACTTTAACTTGTAGAGCTTCATTAACATCATTTTATGAAGGATACGGTTATACAAATTATGGTGTCTCAGATTCAACTCATGGTGGTGTTGAATGGTACAACTTAATAAAACTGCTATAA
- a CDS encoding VOC family protein, with the protein MGNVRGINHVGLTVPSIDAATQFFKKAFGAKVAYDGLSYGDEPREGAEVERQLGLSQGAKIVKQRMIVIGHGANIEMFEIESSNQADPLELEDLGYNHISLFVEDMDQAIQDAESAGAKPLSEKHDNSRYEDSKGSSSVYVESPWRSLIELQAIPNGYYYPEDSESTVFIPDETN; encoded by the coding sequence ATGGGAAATGTAAGAGGTATTAATCATGTAGGTCTAACAGTACCTAGTATCGATGCAGCAACGCAATTTTTTAAAAAAGCATTTGGTGCTAAGGTAGCATATGATGGATTGAGTTATGGTGATGAACCTAGGGAAGGTGCAGAAGTTGAAAGACAGTTAGGCCTCTCGCAAGGTGCCAAGATTGTTAAACAACGAATGATTGTGATTGGCCACGGTGCCAATATAGAAATGTTTGAAATTGAAAGTAGTAATCAAGCTGATCCATTAGAATTAGAAGATTTAGGTTATAACCATATTTCGTTATTTGTAGAGGATATGGATCAAGCGATTCAAGATGCTGAAAGTGCAGGAGCAAAGCCGTTATCAGAAAAACATGATAACTCTAGATATGAAGATAGTAAGGGCAGTAGTAGTGTTTATGTGGAATCGCCGTGGCGTAGTTTGATTGAACTACAGGCAATACCAAATGGCTATTATTATCCTGAAGATAGTGAAAGTACAGTCTTTATTCCAGATGAAACAAATTAA
- a CDS encoding CapA family protein, which yields MKKLLVVISTLIILAVIVVGFSLPKDSKNLKVVAVGDNLIHPVVYNDAKVGKNTFDFKPMYSHIKPYIHNSDVAYINQESPLGGDDIPYSGFKRFNTPSSISKDVIDTGFNLINGSNNHALDQGTEGLRNNIDVWKKYQTNALFTGVFDSKKERDKTPILNKKGTKISMLSYTFGTNGLKPDHPYQINYINKQNMSKDIAKAKKKSDVVMVSMHWGNEGSHQPNSKQKDIADFLAKKNVDVVIGMHPHVIQPVEWKKGTNGHKTLVAYSLGNFLNGQETGTTSNDLGGSIEFDIDKKENKNKIKNVKWRSIVNHYEIKDPSDLDTRHNFKLYMLDDYTDKLSNKHGRNHKKHGNMDKSRLEHITKDVIDNKYLDSKSY from the coding sequence ATGAAAAAACTTTTAGTCGTTATTTCAACCCTAATTATTTTAGCAGTAATAGTCGTTGGTTTTTCTTTACCAAAAGATAGTAAAAATTTAAAGGTTGTTGCGGTTGGTGACAACCTTATACACCCGGTAGTTTATAATGATGCAAAGGTAGGTAAAAATACTTTTGATTTCAAACCAATGTATAGCCATATTAAACCTTATATACATAATAGTGATGTCGCATATATAAATCAAGAATCACCTTTAGGTGGTGATGATATACCTTATTCTGGTTTTAAGCGATTTAACACGCCTAGTTCAATATCAAAAGACGTGATTGATACAGGATTCAACTTAATTAACGGGTCAAATAATCATGCTCTTGACCAAGGAACGGAAGGTTTAAGAAATAATATTGATGTATGGAAAAAATATCAAACAAACGCATTATTTACTGGAGTGTTCGATTCAAAGAAAGAAAGAGATAAGACGCCAATATTAAATAAAAAAGGCACCAAAATATCTATGCTTAGTTATACATTTGGTACAAATGGTTTGAAGCCAGATCACCCTTATCAAATAAATTATATAAACAAACAAAATATGAGCAAAGATATCGCAAAAGCTAAAAAGAAAAGTGACGTTGTCATGGTTTCTATGCATTGGGGTAATGAAGGCAGTCACCAACCAAACTCAAAACAAAAAGACATTGCTGACTTTTTAGCAAAGAAAAATGTCGACGTTGTCATAGGAATGCATCCCCACGTAATACAACCAGTCGAATGGAAAAAAGGGACAAATGGTCATAAAACATTAGTCGCTTATTCACTTGGTAATTTTTTAAATGGACAAGAAACCGGTACCACTAGTAATGATTTAGGCGGAAGTATTGAATTTGACATTGATAAAAAAGAAAATAAAAACAAAATCAAAAATGTAAAATGGCGCTCTATCGTTAACCATTATGAAATTAAAGACCCTTCTGATTTAGATACCAGACATAATTTTAAACTTTATATGTTAGATGATTACACTGACAAATTATCCAATAAACATGGCAGAAATCATAAAAAACATGGCAACATGGATAAATCTCGATTAGAGCACATCACAAAAGATGTAATTGACAATAAATATTTAGATAGTAAAAGTTATTAA
- a CDS encoding helix-turn-helix domain-containing protein gives MKFHSKLKEERKRLNLSQDDLAQKLNISRQSISKWEREKGYPNIETLIELSKIFDITIDELLKGDDFLTDKIIKDSKKLKHPILFNVGELIGLLGLILLITTFVLKAITLATNHEVLPFLQGALPVTIAIILMLISWLTYELFGKSYK, from the coding sequence ATGAAATTTCATAGCAAATTAAAAGAAGAAAGAAAAAGACTTAACTTATCTCAAGACGATTTAGCACAAAAGTTAAATATAAGTAGACAATCGATTTCAAAATGGGAACGTGAAAAAGGTTATCCAAATATTGAAACACTTATCGAGTTAAGTAAAATTTTCGATATAACTATTGATGAATTACTCAAAGGAGATGATTTTTTGACAGATAAAATTATCAAAGATAGTAAAAAACTCAAACATCCTATTTTATTTAATGTAGGTGAACTGATAGGGCTATTAGGATTAATTTTATTAATAACTACTTTTGTACTAAAAGCTATTACACTTGCTACTAATCATGAAGTACTACCATTCCTTCAAGGAGCTTTGCCCGTTACAATTGCAATCATTTTGATGTTAATTAGTTGGTTAACATACGAATTATTTGGTAAAAGCTATAAATAA
- a CDS encoding DUF2871 domain-containing protein codes for MKKLMYSSVLYTILGLLSGLFYREMTKAENFSDFSQLNIVHTHLLVLGTIMFLIFMVIEAQFKLTKNKKLFNSFFYIYHLGLLVTVAMQFVNGISTIKQLSVSPAIAGIAGLGHILLSIAFVFFFILLGKNIDKK; via the coding sequence ATGAAAAAATTAATGTACAGTTCAGTGCTATATACTATATTAGGGTTGTTAAGTGGACTATTTTATAGAGAGATGACTAAAGCTGAAAATTTTAGTGATTTCTCCCAATTAAACATTGTTCACACACATTTACTAGTATTAGGAACGATTATGTTTTTAATATTCATGGTTATTGAAGCACAATTTAAATTGACAAAAAACAAGAAATTATTTAATAGCTTCTTTTATATATATCACTTAGGTTTACTTGTAACTGTAGCAATGCAATTTGTAAATGGCATCTCTACAATTAAACAATTAAGTGTAAGTCCAGCTATTGCTGGTATTGCAGGTTTAGGTCACATATTATTATCTATAGCATTTGTCTTTTTCTTTATTTTATTAGGGAAAAATATTGATAAGAAATAA
- a CDS encoding ferric reductase-like transmembrane domain-containing protein gives MDAKKIKRKKIDERTFWSGMIVVWLSILMFTPLFIFIFIRQSQGLSPAEFAMPDMNMAQMGVYWSYPILQASGIIALFWSYLSVLLGLMTSSKGIKWLPIKKAKINSLHRQISLLVIGMILVHAVATSFNNMGDSFITSFIPWQAPWEGGNFSYNLGIFGFYLAILLGPTFYLRSKLSTKAWLFAHRFTLLIYILSLWHTLVLGTNISYYSWVEPFIWILQIPLLLLLIRRLLKSSISKKKYTKNGYFWNRIIRYGMVGLCGGAIIIVFIIILTGNTGFLSMT, from the coding sequence ATGGATGCTAAGAAAATAAAAAGAAAAAAGATTGATGAAAGAACATTTTGGTCTGGCATGATAGTAGTGTGGTTAAGTATATTGATGTTTACGCCTTTATTCATTTTTATTTTTATACGTCAATCCCAAGGTTTAAGCCCAGCTGAATTCGCAATGCCTGATATGAATATGGCACAAATGGGTGTGTATTGGTCATATCCGATTCTACAAGCATCAGGAATAATAGCGTTGTTTTGGTCATATTTAAGTGTATTATTGGGGCTTATGACGTCCAGCAAAGGAATAAAGTGGCTACCGATTAAAAAAGCAAAGATAAATAGTTTACATCGACAAATATCGCTACTAGTAATCGGAATGATCCTTGTTCATGCAGTGGCTACATCTTTTAATAATATGGGAGATAGTTTTATAACATCTTTTATTCCATGGCAGGCACCATGGGAAGGTGGTAATTTTAGTTATAATTTAGGTATCTTCGGCTTCTACCTTGCAATATTACTAGGTCCTACTTTCTATTTAAGAAGCAAATTAAGTACAAAAGCTTGGTTGTTTGCACATAGGTTTACTTTACTTATTTATATACTATCTTTATGGCACACTTTAGTTTTGGGTACTAATATTTCTTATTATTCTTGGGTTGAGCCATTCATATGGATTCTTCAAATTCCACTATTATTACTTTTGATTAGACGACTTTTGAAGTCTTCAATTAGTAAAAAAAAGTATACCAAAAATGGATATTTTTGGAATCGAATAATCCGTTATGGAATGGTTGGCCTATGTGGAGGAGCTATAATCATAGTTTTTATTATTATATTAACAGGGAATACTGGGTTTCTTTCAATGACTTAA
- a CDS encoding DMT family transporter, with the protein MGWLYVFIAAIFEIIGVVGLKKFTYKKSVTNLMFFSGGFSGAFIFLYISFNYLQISIAYAVWIGLGTASAVLINMLFFNESKNIVRIIGLFIIVIGVIGLKIVS; encoded by the coding sequence ATGGGTTGGCTATACGTTTTTATTGCAGCAATATTTGAAATAATTGGCGTTGTTGGCTTAAAAAAGTTTACTTATAAAAAAAGTGTTACTAATTTAATGTTCTTTAGTGGAGGATTTTCCGGAGCTTTTATTTTTCTTTATATTTCCTTCAATTATCTTCAGATTAGTATAGCTTATGCTGTTTGGATTGGTTTAGGAACTGCTTCTGCTGTTTTGATTAATATGTTGTTCTTTAATGAATCTAAAAATATTGTGCGAATAATAGGCCTTTTCATAATAGTTATAGGAGTAATAGGCCTTAAAATTGTTTCGTAA
- a CDS encoding DMT family transporter, which translates to MNKAWYYVKLTALFEVLWIFGFNVASSWWHWPIIILIIILDFTFLSKACEKLPTGTVYAVFAAFGTLGTAFMDIFIFGGSINFIKVFFMIVIVIGVIILNFADNKTEKSPKEGSN; encoded by the coding sequence ATGAATAAAGCTTGGTATTACGTTAAACTAACGGCTTTATTTGAAGTATTATGGATTTTTGGATTTAATGTTGCTAGCAGTTGGTGGCATTGGCCAATTATAATACTGATTATTATTTTAGATTTTACTTTTCTTTCAAAAGCATGCGAAAAGTTACCAACTGGAACTGTTTATGCTGTTTTTGCTGCTTTTGGCACATTGGGAACTGCATTCATGGATATTTTTATATTTGGTGGAAGTATTAATTTTATAAAAGTATTTTTTATGATTGTCATAGTTATTGGCGTAATAATATTAAATTTTGCAGATAATAAAACAGAGAAATCTCCAAAAGAAGGAAGTAATTGA
- a CDS encoding TetR family transcriptional regulator — protein sequence MIIINKKEKIVQAAIDIFCEKGIDKANVSDIVKEANIAQGTFYLYFSSKLAVMPSIAEVMVNKIINELKSEVDSSSIDQQIKQIINVIFNVTNEYKELTMLVYSGLTQTQFIGDWESIYKPLYDWIESLLMSAKKGGLINSTINIKYTAKIIVGAIESSAEQIHIYDREEIDNVKEYKKELEKFLLNGLKI from the coding sequence GTGATTATCATAAATAAGAAAGAAAAAATTGTGCAAGCTGCTATTGATATATTTTGTGAAAAAGGTATAGATAAAGCCAATGTATCTGACATTGTAAAAGAAGCTAATATTGCTCAGGGCACTTTTTATTTATATTTTTCGTCTAAATTAGCAGTTATGCCGTCTATTGCAGAAGTAATGGTTAATAAAATAATAAATGAATTAAAAAGCGAAGTTGATAGTTCTTCAATTGATCAACAAATCAAACAAATTATTAATGTTATTTTTAATGTAACGAATGAATATAAAGAACTTACAATGTTAGTATACTCTGGACTAACTCAAACACAGTTTATAGGGGACTGGGAAAGTATATATAAGCCTTTGTATGATTGGATAGAAAGCTTATTAATGAGTGCTAAAAAGGGTGGATTAATTAATTCAACAATTAATATTAAATATACTGCTAAAATTATTGTAGGTGCCATTGAATCATCAGCAGAACAAATCCACATTTATGATAGAGAAGAAATAGACAATGTTAAAGAATATAAAAAAGAATTAGAAAAATTTTTACTTAACGGTTTGAAAATATAA